AGACCTAAAGTCGATATACGACAGCAAATTCCGCTTAACAAATCAACAACGTATTGTCACGAATGGAGATAAGAGTTGTATATATTGGCGAGtttgatgatgaggaagaaAGGACGAGGTTCGCAATTATCTGCAGACCCTTATAATGATGCATGTATATATgatatgtttttttataaatagAAACCAAGATTACATTGTTGTTTCTACCTTAACCATTTTAAGACAAAATAAATACCTATGATTAAAAGGATTAATGCAATCCAAAAGACAAGTTTGTCTTTAAAAACTCTCTTGTTAATAGAAGAAATGGTTTGTTCCGAAACACCCAACGTTCTGAGGCCATTTGACATTTGGTCTTGTACTTTGGATAAAATCTTGTTTTGCTCCATGATATCCTCGAACGATTGTTGACCCATTTCCAGGATGTAGTCCAGTTGAGCGTTAcctctttcaaaaaccgTCTGCTCCTTCTGCATCCCCTGATATAGCGGTAGGCCTCCGCCGTTGCTGGACCCTTCTCTGCTATTCGCACTCGCTCCTCCAACGTTCCTTTTATTCATCATTGCCTCTGATGTGCTGAAGGGGTTATCAGATTCCATCATAGAAGAGGCTCCCGTACCAAACAATTGGGTCCTGGAATTGGATTCGTTGTAAGACTGCTTTagatctttgaatttggtcGTGAAATCTTGAAGATCCTGTGTCAAGGTTGCTAATCTATTGGCAAACTTAGGATCGATCTCTTCCGCATTGCTATCTTCTTTATATCTGTTTAGATGCTCTCCATATTGCTTAATtgtcttttccaaagaaactaATGTCGCAGAGATAGACCCCTGCAAAGAAATTGGGGCAGTTAAAGAGTTCTTTTCAAACCTAGCCAACTCTTGCTGGAGTTGACTTTTCTGTTTCACAGCATGATTGTAAAGAGCGTTCTATTTATAAACgataataacaataccGGTGTTAGTAAGTCATATTTcgcaaaacaaaaacaaaaaacatcCATCGATCACAACATACCATTCCCCTAAACTAATTCGTCTTAGTCACAATACTATTCGCACTATTGCCGTGTCTTCTCCCTTCATTAAGAGTGTCGATCCTTTCTATTATAGCCAGCacactgaaaaatttcaatggCTGGCTCATTCTTCGCGTCGCAACTTTTGGCatttataaaaagagagagGCATGTTCAAAGAACCTGATACGGATACTGTAAATCAAACATACCTCGACGCAGTTTTGACCCCAGAATCAGGGACGACTACACAAGCAATGACACCTTCCACCCCACCCAGATCGAGAGGCACTAGGTATCTTACACAGTCCAACGCCAATGCTGGCTCTAACGGGATGATGCAACCGCAAAGGACCCCTCAAAAGCCTTCACAGAACTTGGTCCCTGTTACTCCATCGACAGCTAGGCCGTTCAAGAATGCGCCATTACTAGTGCCTCCCAACGCGAGCATGGGTATGACCTCCCCATTCAATGGACTTACTTCACCTCAACGCTCACCTTTCCCGAAATCTTCAGTCAAGAGAACACtatttcaatttgaaagCCACGATGATGAGATAATAAGGGAGGAACAGAAACCGTTGGGTCGTGTGAATAGAATGTTGTTTCCCACTGAAGGTGTGCAGCAGgatgaagaggaggaggaggaagtGTTGCTCCCCCCCAGCAGACCCACCTCTGCCAGGCAGTTGCACTTATCACTCGATAGAAATGAACTTGATGAAGCGTACAGAAAGAAGATTATTAAAGATGTACCCGGTACGCCCAGCGACAAGGTGATAACGTTTGAACTGGCCAAGAATTGGAACAACTATTCCCCACAAAACGGAACCAGTAGCCAAGAAAGCGGAGATGAGGAAGAAGTCATCATCAGATCAGCACAAGTAGGTAAAAATCCCTTTGCATCGGAAGAAGCAGTCACTCGGGAGATTAGGAGTGAACGCAAGAAAGCATTATTAAGAGAAAACCCTGATATAGAAGATGTGATAACTTATGTTAACAAAAAGGGCGAAGTAGTAGAGAAACGAAGGCTCACTGATGAAGAGAAACGAAGGTTCAAACCAAGGGCATTGTTTCAAACTGGGGATCAAGagcattgaaaaagaaattatgGAACTATTTATTAATTCACTTACCTATTCtacatttttcttcaaagggGGCATCAACATTAACATTTTACATATTATAACATATACAGGATATTTTATACTTCAACATTAACAGGATTTTacgttttttctttgattttatcttgccatttctttttacctttttt
This DNA window, taken from Saccharomyces eubayanus strain FM1318 chromosome XII, whole genome shotgun sequence, encodes the following:
- the BOS1 gene encoding Bos1p, which translates into the protein MMESDNPFSTSEAMMNKRNVGGASANSREGSSNGGGLPLYQGMQKEQTVFERGNAQLDYILEMGQQSFEDIMEQNKILSKVQDQMSNGLRTLGVSEQTISSINKRVFKDKLVFWIALILLIIGIYFVLKWLR
- the SIC1 gene encoding cyclin-dependent protein serine/threonine kinase inhibiting protein SIC1: MFKEPDTDTVNQTYLDAVLTPESGTTTQAMTPSTPPRSRGTRYLTQSNANAGSNGMMQPQRTPQKPSQNLVPVTPSTARPFKNAPLLVPPNASMGMTSPFNGLTSPQRSPFPKSSVKRTLFQFESHDDEIIREEQKPLGRVNRMLFPTEGVQQDEEEEEEVLLPPSRPTSARQLHLSLDRNELDEAYRKKIIKDVPGTPSDKVITFELAKNWNNYSPQNGTSSQESGDEEEVIIRSAQVGKNPFASEEAVTREIRSERKKALLRENPDIEDVITYVNKKGEVVEKRRLTDEEKRRFKPRALFQTGDQEH